From the genome of Candidatus Krumholzibacteriia bacterium, one region includes:
- a CDS encoding YIP1 family protein, which produces MTFINRFVSMLTAPSRVFDDIRESRVGWKQPWLIISVMYMVLTFLSLPIQVALLELNPQDVSPEILDQQIRMVDSFGWVWVVLTPLGVLVMQLIVAGLTYILVTIMSQRATFKQYLSLNFFAGIPAMIGQLLSVVLIRTRGLERIMGPEDARMSFSLRALAPPDSAALKGLYGGVEFFTIWSLVLLAMGLSRVFGMSRAQAIGVVIPLWLIMVVMLILGEIFGGMGG; this is translated from the coding sequence ATGACCTTCATCAACCGATTTGTCTCCATGCTCACCGCGCCGTCGCGCGTGTTCGACGACATCCGCGAGAGCCGCGTGGGTTGGAAGCAGCCCTGGCTGATCATCTCCGTGATGTACATGGTCCTCACCTTTCTCAGCCTGCCCATCCAGGTGGCGCTGCTGGAGTTGAACCCGCAGGACGTCTCGCCCGAGATACTGGACCAGCAGATCCGCATGGTGGACTCGTTCGGCTGGGTCTGGGTGGTGCTGACGCCGCTGGGTGTGCTGGTAATGCAACTCATCGTGGCCGGGCTCACCTACATCCTGGTGACGATCATGTCGCAGCGTGCGACCTTCAAGCAGTACCTCTCGCTGAACTTCTTTGCCGGCATCCCGGCCATGATCGGTCAGTTGCTTTCCGTGGTTCTCATCCGCACGCGCGGTCTGGAGCGGATCATGGGACCCGAGGATGCGCGCATGTCCTTCAGCCTGCGCGCCCTCGCGCCGCCCGACAGCGCCGCCCTGAAGGGACTCTACGGCGGTGTGGAGTTCTTTACCATCTGGAGCCTGGTGCTGCTGGCGATGGGCCTGTCGCGCGTGTTCGGCATGAGCCGGGCGCAGGCCATCGGGGTTGTGATCCCGCTGTGGCTGATCATGGTGGTGATGCTGATCCTCGGCGAGATTTTCGGCGGGATGGGCGGCTAG
- a CDS encoding glycosyltransferase has translation MQIIWLAEIKWDYLRTRKQQLIERRPRDVDVVFFEPFVRNRENHYELRDAAGVRVATIPFVKNVPGGPARPLMERAFVRRALDVSALRRVRARLQEAAVDPRESVCVISNVYAVHVAVALGARAIVYDCNDAHAEFPGMPAWTRGYQAETLQRADTVIVSSKGLLPIAEETRGSLERVHLVGNGVDVALFSAVAGAAAAPPEPVRVGYVGAVAPWFDFDLATAMVKSRPGWQFEIVGPVLGGVEEKLAALAAHPNVAVGGAVPHAEVPGVLARFTVGMIPFVRNALTAGVNPNKLYEYLAAGLPVVATPFSPDVEAETDVIALAGDAAAFESACGLLAAARQDPQRSALMQARAAQIARAHDWDAIAAEFWSRVAAAQPSP, from the coding sequence ATGCAAATCATCTGGCTGGCCGAGATCAAGTGGGACTACCTGCGTACGCGCAAGCAGCAGCTCATCGAGCGCCGCCCGCGGGACGTGGACGTGGTCTTCTTCGAGCCCTTCGTGCGCAACCGCGAAAACCACTATGAGCTGCGCGACGCCGCCGGCGTGCGCGTGGCCACCATTCCCTTCGTAAAGAACGTGCCCGGCGGACCGGCGCGTCCGCTCATGGAGCGCGCCTTCGTGCGCCGCGCGCTGGATGTCTCCGCGCTGCGCCGCGTGCGTGCCCGCCTGCAGGAAGCGGCCGTCGACCCGCGCGAGAGCGTGTGCGTGATCTCCAATGTGTATGCCGTGCACGTGGCGGTGGCGCTGGGCGCGCGTGCCATCGTGTACGATTGCAACGACGCGCACGCCGAGTTCCCGGGTATGCCGGCGTGGACGCGCGGTTACCAGGCCGAGACGCTGCAACGCGCGGACACGGTGATCGTGAGTTCGAAGGGACTGCTGCCGATCGCCGAAGAGACGCGTGGCTCGCTGGAGCGCGTGCACCTGGTGGGAAACGGCGTGGACGTCGCGCTTTTCTCCGCCGTGGCCGGCGCCGCGGCCGCGCCGCCCGAACCGGTGCGCGTGGGCTACGTGGGCGCGGTGGCGCCGTGGTTCGACTTCGATCTGGCGACGGCCATGGTGAAATCGCGCCCCGGCTGGCAGTTCGAGATTGTCGGACCGGTGCTGGGCGGGGTGGAAGAAAAACTCGCCGCACTCGCCGCGCATCCCAACGTGGCGGTGGGGGGAGCGGTGCCGCACGCGGAGGTTCCCGGCGTGCTGGCGCGTTTCACGGTGGGGATGATCCCGTTCGTGCGCAACGCGCTCACCGCCGGTGTCAATCCCAACAAGCTGTACGAATACCTGGCCGCGGGGCTGCCGGTGGTGGCGACGCCGTTCTCACCGGATGTCGAGGCCGAGACCGACGTGATTGCGCTCGCCGGGGATGCGGCGGCCTTCGAATCCGCCTGCGGGCTGCTGGCGGCGGCGCGTCAGGACCCGCAGCGCTCGGCCTTGATGCAAGCGCGCGCGGCGCAGATTGCGCGCGCCCACGACTGGGACGCCATTGCCGCCGAGTTCTGGTCGCGCGTTGCGGCCGCACAGCCTTCGCCGTGA
- a CDS encoding glycosyltransferase family 4 protein, with product MLRIGFVIDDLGHGGAQRQLALIAEALRGRAILRVVVLSGVREPYGTRLLNAGAEVIHLPRRAGFELARLRALSAALRVFSPDVIHGFLDASNAYAFIAARRLRAPVVMSLRSDRLTVTGPRAAIVRIMFRRADAVVVNSHAGREYLLRSVGVAPSRVHGLPNIIPPALPGAPRDLHMIGCVGRLVPLKRFAKVIDALPIVRAQIPDARLTIVGEGPDMHALRERAAPLGDAVTFTGEVENAAGLVGGFGCVVVASEYEGLPNAALEAMAAGVPVVAVRAGDLPGLIEDGVTGCFSAGAAPDALAGAIVRALADARLHDSARIQGPRLVAERFSAERARDALLAVYTHITNESGAPTGV from the coding sequence ATGCTGCGCATCGGCTTTGTCATCGACGACCTCGGCCACGGCGGCGCACAACGCCAGCTCGCGCTCATCGCGGAAGCATTGCGCGGCCGCGCGATCCTGCGCGTGGTTGTTCTCTCCGGCGTGCGCGAGCCCTACGGCACCCGCCTGCTGAACGCCGGCGCGGAGGTCATCCACCTGCCGCGCCGCGCCGGCTTCGAGCTGGCGCGCCTGCGGGCCCTTTCCGCCGCGCTGCGCGTCTTCTCTCCGGACGTCATCCACGGTTTTCTCGACGCATCCAATGCCTATGCGTTCATCGCCGCACGCAGGCTGCGTGCGCCGGTCGTCATGTCGCTGCGCAGCGACCGGCTCACCGTCACCGGGCCGCGCGCGGCCATCGTGCGCATCATGTTCCGCCGCGCCGACGCGGTTGTGGTGAACTCCCATGCGGGCCGGGAGTACCTGCTCCGTTCCGTGGGTGTGGCACCCTCGCGGGTACACGGCCTTCCCAATATCATCCCGCCGGCGTTACCCGGCGCCCCCCGGGACCTTCACATGATCGGGTGCGTGGGACGGCTGGTGCCCCTCAAACGCTTCGCGAAGGTGATCGACGCGCTGCCGATTGTGCGCGCGCAAATTCCGGACGCGCGCCTCACCATTGTGGGTGAGGGGCCGGACATGCACGCGTTGCGCGAACGCGCCGCCCCGCTGGGCGACGCGGTGACCTTCACCGGCGAGGTGGAAAACGCCGCGGGGCTGGTTGGCGGTTTCGGCTGCGTGGTGGTGGCGTCCGAATACGAAGGCCTCCCCAACGCGGCACTGGAGGCGATGGCGGCGGGCGTGCCGGTGGTGGCGGTGCGGGCGGGCGATCTCCCCGGCCTCATCGAGGATGGGGTCACCGGCTGCTTCAGCGCGGGCGCCGCGCCGGATGCGCTGGCCGGCGCCATTGTGCGCGCACTGGCAGACGCGCGCCTGCACGATTCCGCGCGGATACAGGGCCCGCGCCTGGTGGCGGAACGCTTTTCGGCGGAGCGCGCACGCGACGCCCTGCTCGCCGTGTACACGCACATCACAAACGAATCGGGCGCGCCCACCGGTGTGTGA
- a CDS encoding PDZ domain-containing protein: MKSWNLTRGAIARTLWVALAIVAVAGIVDAGAKDRKRDRDRVHSGYIGVYMQDLTDDVRAGLDLKVKDGVLISGVADDSPAEKAGLDDGDVVVSFNGTRVGTPDELRDAVRQVEPGTEAKMEVVQNGKKKTVTITVGDRPDQQFGWFSAPDAPQIHRALSMFGGPRLGIQAHEISDELGSYFNAKEGDGVLVLDVNDASVAEKAGVQAGDIVQKIDDTRVGDVGDLRDALRDFEEGDTFTITVLRHGKTQPLKATMDDQSDAEFSWNFDGRAPRMHGMHRQPGAMYEFRMPRQDRDTLRDELDELREELKELKEELRSAD; the protein is encoded by the coding sequence ATGAAGTCATGGAATCTCACGCGCGGCGCCATCGCCCGCACGCTCTGGGTCGCACTGGCGATCGTTGCGGTTGCCGGCATCGTCGACGCGGGGGCAAAGGACAGGAAGCGCGACCGGGACCGGGTCCACTCGGGCTACATCGGGGTCTACATGCAGGATCTCACCGATGACGTCCGCGCGGGGCTCGACCTCAAGGTCAAGGACGGCGTGCTCATCAGCGGTGTCGCGGACGACAGCCCGGCCGAGAAGGCCGGCCTGGACGACGGCGACGTCGTGGTGAGCTTCAACGGCACCAGGGTCGGCACGCCGGACGAGCTGCGCGACGCGGTTCGCCAGGTGGAGCCGGGCACCGAGGCCAAAATGGAAGTCGTTCAGAACGGCAAGAAGAAGACCGTCACCATCACCGTGGGCGACCGTCCCGACCAGCAGTTCGGCTGGTTCTCGGCACCGGACGCCCCGCAGATCCACCGCGCACTGTCCATGTTCGGCGGACCGCGGCTGGGCATCCAGGCCCACGAGATCTCGGACGAGCTGGGCTCCTACTTCAATGCGAAGGAAGGCGACGGTGTCCTGGTGCTCGATGTGAACGACGCGTCGGTGGCGGAGAAGGCCGGTGTGCAGGCGGGTGACATCGTGCAGAAGATCGACGACACCAGAGTCGGGGACGTCGGTGACCTGCGCGACGCGCTGCGCGACTTCGAGGAGGGTGATACCTTCACCATTACCGTGCTGCGGCACGGCAAGACACAGCCGCTCAAGGCCACCATGGATGACCAGTCGGACGCCGAATTCTCGTGGAACTTCGACGGCCGCGCACCCCGCATGCACGGGATGCACCGCCAGCCGGGCGCGATGTACGAGTTCCGCATGCCGCGGCAGGACCGCGACACGCTGCGAGACGAACTCGACGAGCTGCGTGAAGAATTGAAGGAGTTGAAGGAGGAGCTGCGGAGCGCCGACTAG
- a CDS encoding O-antigen ligase family protein — translation MTSAARALSSRGERLVLAALALLPLAVYLAARFLGYTKFLRLGAVAVAALVFGMTLFVRPRWGLFFLVFYIYSGVGSWLPVNVALPVSFIVTGAVLLQLVRGGQNRLVDASFWCAVAFFLLFCLQSMLVAPAPMLSVVELANFAKMLLVVYLIVQLVRTADDLRRLAYVVFAGAVATVVLGAAGLYLGIGPAQDNFIGGVFVLRFTGAHENPNRAAAYMCSALPLGLFGARNSREPWLRAAFIAGVILLIIGIFSTFSRSVVVPFAAIALAVLVREVHSKRSWVFLLLLTVAGIVLTPRYYWDRVMALRDVASGSQKDWSVYTRWLAMTTAWELFLKHPLTGVGLGNFIVAGAYKVFLRIVAHNTYLEILVGTGIFGLTTFLWILAAGIRSAVAGARHHWASQPAWVRSLCFYVALSAVSIWLSALFGSMPFRYPLWIPVAASLVVGNLLRSDRAQAAA, via the coding sequence ATGACCTCCGCTGCCCGCGCGCTGTCGTCGCGGGGTGAGCGGCTGGTTCTGGCCGCACTCGCGCTCCTGCCCCTCGCCGTCTACCTGGCGGCGCGATTCCTGGGATACACCAAGTTTCTGCGCCTGGGTGCGGTGGCCGTCGCCGCCCTGGTCTTCGGCATGACCCTGTTCGTGCGACCGCGCTGGGGTCTCTTCTTCCTGGTCTTCTACATCTACTCCGGAGTCGGGTCGTGGCTGCCGGTCAACGTGGCCCTGCCGGTGTCGTTCATCGTCACCGGCGCGGTGCTGCTGCAACTGGTTCGCGGCGGGCAGAACCGCCTGGTGGACGCGTCCTTCTGGTGCGCGGTCGCGTTCTTCCTGCTCTTCTGCCTGCAGTCGATGCTCGTCGCGCCGGCGCCCATGCTCTCGGTGGTGGAGCTGGCCAACTTCGCCAAGATGCTGCTGGTGGTCTACCTGATCGTGCAGCTGGTGCGCACGGCCGACGATCTGCGCCGCCTCGCCTACGTGGTGTTCGCGGGTGCGGTGGCCACGGTGGTGCTGGGGGCGGCGGGGTTGTACCTGGGCATCGGGCCGGCGCAGGACAACTTCATCGGCGGGGTCTTCGTGCTGCGCTTCACCGGCGCGCACGAGAATCCCAACCGCGCCGCCGCCTACATGTGCTCCGCACTGCCGCTGGGGCTGTTCGGCGCCCGCAACAGCCGTGAGCCTTGGTTGCGGGCTGCGTTCATCGCGGGCGTGATCCTGCTGATCATCGGGATCTTCTCCACCTTCTCGCGCAGTGTCGTGGTTCCCTTTGCCGCCATCGCCCTGGCCGTGCTGGTGCGCGAGGTGCACAGCAAGCGCTCGTGGGTGTTCCTGCTGCTGCTCACCGTGGCCGGCATCGTGCTCACCCCGCGCTACTACTGGGACCGGGTGATGGCGTTGCGCGACGTGGCGTCGGGCAGCCAGAAGGACTGGTCGGTGTATACGCGCTGGCTGGCCATGACGACGGCGTGGGAGCTGTTCCTCAAGCACCCGCTGACCGGTGTGGGGCTGGGCAACTTCATCGTGGCCGGCGCCTACAAGGTCTTCCTGCGCATCGTGGCCCACAACACCTACCTCGAGATCCTGGTGGGCACGGGCATCTTTGGCCTCACCACCTTCCTGTGGATCCTGGCGGCCGGAATCCGCAGCGCGGTTGCGGGCGCCCGCCACCACTGGGCGTCGCAACCCGCCTGGGTGCGGTCCCTGTGCTTCTACGTCGCGCTGTCGGCGGTTTCCATCTGGCTCAGCGCGCTCTTCGGCAGCATGCCCTTCCGCTATCCCCTCTGGATCCCCGTTGCCGCGAGCCTCGTGGTGGGCAACCTCCTCCGCTCCGACCGGGCACAAGCTGCCGCCTGA
- a CDS encoding Wzz/FepE/Etk N-terminal domain-containing protein, with protein MLFFFRTLIAWRRFILGWGVTGALVMAAVSFILPRWYTATTSIFPPEPSMAMPSYTELVQQLSAPLLGPTATGVAPETVYIEMLKSRTLGERIIDEFELMRVYKTSRIEDALEDFHSHIGFSLLDNGLLIMTFEDRDPERAAQIANRMIEELDDITRGLKVTRAGRTRDFVGRQLEEREEMLATAETELKDFQQEFKTVDLDEQLRSALDLITELSSRAIALETELQIMAHYTSKSSAEYQRKQTEYGEVVGQLEKLKRGASSDEDIVRSYLPTMDEVPEVALQYMRLRRAVEVQTAVYTMLVNEHEKARIEEARDTPVVQVLDKAHTPNLRSRPKRKILVMVGGLLGLGWSSMLALFVTAWREESGRNQTILELLRPVAADFSRLRGRPRRQ; from the coding sequence ATGCTGTTCTTCTTTCGGACCCTGATTGCCTGGCGCCGCTTCATCCTGGGATGGGGGGTGACCGGCGCGCTGGTGATGGCCGCGGTGAGTTTCATTCTGCCGCGCTGGTACACCGCCACCACGTCCATATTTCCGCCCGAGCCGTCCATGGCCATGCCCAGCTACACCGAGCTGGTGCAGCAGTTGTCCGCGCCGCTGCTCGGACCCACCGCCACCGGCGTTGCGCCGGAAACGGTCTACATCGAGATGCTCAAGAGCCGCACGCTGGGCGAGCGCATCATCGACGAGTTCGAGCTGATGCGCGTGTACAAGACCTCACGCATCGAGGACGCGCTGGAGGACTTCCACTCTCACATCGGCTTCTCGCTGCTCGACAACGGCCTCCTGATCATGACCTTCGAGGACAGGGATCCCGAACGTGCGGCGCAGATCGCCAACCGCATGATCGAAGAGCTGGACGATATCACGCGCGGGCTCAAGGTGACGCGCGCGGGACGCACGCGCGACTTCGTGGGCCGCCAGCTCGAGGAGCGCGAGGAGATGCTGGCCACGGCGGAGACCGAACTGAAGGACTTCCAGCAGGAGTTCAAGACGGTCGACCTGGACGAGCAGCTCCGTTCAGCCCTGGATCTCATCACCGAGCTTTCCAGCCGCGCCATCGCGCTGGAGACCGAACTGCAGATCATGGCGCACTACACCTCCAAGAGTTCCGCAGAGTATCAGCGCAAACAGACCGAGTACGGGGAAGTGGTGGGGCAGTTGGAGAAGCTCAAACGCGGCGCGAGTTCCGACGAGGACATCGTGCGCTCGTACCTTCCCACCATGGACGAGGTACCGGAGGTGGCGCTGCAGTACATGCGGCTGCGGCGCGCGGTCGAGGTGCAGACCGCGGTGTACACCATGCTGGTGAACGAGCACGAGAAGGCGCGCATCGAAGAGGCGCGCGACACGCCCGTGGTGCAGGTGCTCGACAAGGCCCACACGCCCAACCTGCGCAGCCGTCCCAAGCGCAAGATCCTGGTGATGGTGGGCGGTCTGCTGGGCCTGGGGTGGAGCTCGATGCTCGCCCTGTTCGTGACCGCGTGGCGGGAGGAATCGGGAAGAAACCAGACCATTCTCGAACTGCTGCGCCCGGTGGCCGCGGACTTTTCCCGCCTGCGCGGGCGTCCGAGAAGGCAATGA
- a CDS encoding glycosyltransferase family 2 protein, which produces MWQFAFWCSLALILYIYIGYPAALAVAARLSRRRDAPDGVAPPSVCLVISAFNEEAVIRRKIENSLALAYDGRLSIVVASDGSDDRTAAIAGDYRDLGVELWHSPARRGKNAVLNEVVPRRTEAVIVFTDANSLFAPDAVSRLVAPLRDSHVGCVVGELSYARDLTSVGQGESLYWRYEMKVKELESRLGSVLVANGSIFALRRELFGELFADVANDFQIPFDVANQGRRIVYERGAVAVERSAELWEEEFGRKVRIVMRGLTGFSRLHRRMRGVRLWQFVSHKLLRWSAGPILAVLFVSTAALAGRSPGYAAFLGVQAVCYLAAFAGWCMRARARVPRALYVPFYYMMVNHAAAVAFIRFASGGRQVVWEKAESTRFVPAMEEGPAVTDTVGAVAASGADAASRGRPVE; this is translated from the coding sequence ATGTGGCAGTTCGCATTCTGGTGCAGCCTCGCGCTCATCCTCTACATCTACATCGGCTACCCCGCCGCGCTGGCCGTGGCCGCACGCCTCTCGCGACGCCGTGATGCCCCCGATGGGGTTGCCCCCCCCTCCGTTTGCCTGGTCATCTCCGCCTTCAACGAAGAGGCGGTGATTCGCCGCAAGATCGAGAACAGCCTGGCGCTCGCATACGACGGGCGCCTCTCGATTGTCGTGGCCTCGGACGGTTCCGACGACCGCACCGCGGCCATCGCCGGCGACTATCGCGACCTGGGCGTGGAACTGTGGCACTCCCCGGCACGGCGCGGCAAGAACGCGGTCCTCAACGAGGTGGTCCCGCGGCGCACGGAAGCCGTCATCGTCTTCACCGACGCCAACTCGCTGTTCGCGCCGGACGCGGTATCCCGTCTGGTGGCGCCGCTGCGGGATTCGCACGTGGGCTGCGTGGTGGGCGAACTCTCCTACGCGCGCGACCTCACCTCGGTCGGGCAGGGCGAGAGCCTCTACTGGCGTTACGAGATGAAGGTCAAGGAACTGGAGAGCCGGCTGGGAAGCGTGCTGGTTGCCAACGGGTCGATCTTTGCGCTGCGCCGCGAACTGTTCGGGGAGCTGTTTGCAGACGTGGCCAACGACTTCCAGATCCCGTTCGATGTCGCCAACCAGGGCCGGCGCATCGTCTATGAGCGCGGCGCGGTGGCGGTGGAGCGGTCCGCCGAACTGTGGGAGGAGGAATTCGGCCGCAAGGTGCGCATCGTGATGCGCGGTCTCACCGGCTTCAGCCGGCTGCATCGGCGCATGCGGGGTGTGCGCCTGTGGCAGTTCGTTTCCCACAAGCTGCTGCGCTGGAGCGCCGGTCCCATCCTGGCGGTGCTGTTCGTGTCCACCGCCGCGCTGGCGGGTCGCTCGCCGGGTTACGCCGCCTTCCTCGGCGTGCAGGCGGTGTGCTATCTTGCCGCCTTCGCGGGCTGGTGCATGCGCGCCCGCGCCCGGGTTCCGCGCGCCCTCTACGTGCCGTTCTACTATATGATGGTCAACCACGCGGCGGCGGTCGCGTTCATTCGGTTTGCCAGCGGGGGGCGGCAGGTGGTATGGGAGAAGGCGGAAAGCACGCGTTTCGTGCCCGCAATGGAAGAGGGCCCGGCGGTGACGGACACCGTGGGTGCGGTGGCCGCTTCCGGGGCAGACGCGGCTTCGCGCGGAAGGCCCGTCGAGTAG
- a CDS encoding YegS/Rv2252/BmrU family lipid kinase has translation MRISFIANPTAGRGRTRGMVEAFARAVPGDSNLLWTQEAGHATELARRAASDSDLVCVVGGDGTVSEAVNGLMPRPVPIVVVPTGSGNDFASMVNAPTTVDELVATIHEGAGWRLDVLDCGDRFCANSIGIGFEAMVTYHSLSIRNMRGLPLYLLAVMKALAGYESIRYSITIDGVILEEDFLLVSAANGPRAGGGFYLNPSAKPDDGLIDVFTAVRMPRLRMLSILPRTLRGSHTTSPGVAFHRGARVTIAAARPFPMHIDGEYMGRREVPLELSVIPRCLPVLGMKKGAASMAAPRERILSGG, from the coding sequence TTGCGCATCAGTTTCATCGCCAATCCCACCGCCGGCCGCGGCCGCACGCGCGGCATGGTGGAAGCATTCGCGCGCGCAGTCCCCGGCGACAGCAATCTGTTGTGGACGCAAGAAGCCGGCCACGCGACCGAGCTTGCGCGCCGCGCCGCGTCCGATTCCGACCTGGTGTGCGTCGTCGGCGGCGACGGCACGGTGAGCGAAGCCGTCAACGGTCTCATGCCACGTCCGGTCCCCATTGTCGTCGTTCCGACCGGATCCGGCAACGATTTCGCGTCCATGGTGAACGCGCCCACCACGGTGGATGAACTGGTGGCCACCATCCACGAGGGGGCGGGCTGGCGGCTGGACGTGCTCGACTGCGGGGATCGCTTCTGCGCCAACAGCATCGGGATCGGCTTCGAGGCCATGGTGACCTACCACAGCCTCTCCATCCGCAACATGCGCGGCCTGCCGCTCTACCTGCTGGCGGTGATGAAGGCGCTGGCCGGCTACGAGAGCATCCGCTACTCGATCACCATCGACGGGGTGATCCTGGAGGAAGACTTCCTGCTGGTGTCCGCGGCCAACGGCCCCAGGGCGGGCGGCGGTTTCTACCTCAACCCGTCCGCGAAGCCCGACGACGGCCTCATCGACGTGTTCACCGCGGTGCGCATGCCCCGCCTGCGCATGCTCTCCATTCTGCCGCGCACGCTGCGAGGCTCGCATACCACGAGCCCGGGGGTCGCCTTTCACCGCGGCGCGCGCGTGACCATCGCCGCCGCGCGGCCCTTTCCGATGCATATCGACGGCGAGTACATGGGCCGCCGCGAGGTGCCACTGGAACTGTCGGTGATTCCCCGCTGCCTCCCGGTGCTGGGCATGAAAAAAGGCGCCGCCAGCATGGCCGCGCCGCGGGAGCGGATTCTGTCCGGCGGCTGA
- a CDS encoding glycosyltransferase family 39 protein, with amino-acid sequence MKRPHPALIAVLAAAAAVHLAVAVADFGTLARNGFLYDDSFYAFQIARNIAHGLGPTFDGVNPTNGFQPLYVGLLVPIFLIAGDGPALPVHLALVMSALLTVATAFLLYRLIARRASPVAAAVATAAWAFSPIVMRQSANGLETALALFMLAASVTWYLEKIRPVAQPARRRFAIMGALLGGAFLARADLGFLALAMTLDYLLVVRAHGARPRWGKELATAAGMGLLVCLPWLTYGTIAVGLPIPESGRATRYLSLAYAPFFDLGGESLVREGPSWDFVAAHASRSVQTLKVIPAFHPMFRGLQKLGDRFDAPGLFGALANAFEALVLAGFAVWWFWRRRQPHGRPAREFDFLLLVAVMFFAAYSTVVFGVFFFLRYYYPVFFIGAIFTGFMLDDAIAWVGARSPSVRRMALAASGVYAAALLFMGYTSAFRTTPVYGFYDAARWVATHTDASDTIGVFQGGAIGYLSERRVVNLDGKVNREAFAALREHRLDAYVHASGIDMVMDSERVLSLFLGPWSDVERRHIETECVFTGSEHGVPGWIGYRVSPAGGVNAGTAASPGTRSSPARQP; translated from the coding sequence TTGAAACGTCCCCATCCCGCACTGATCGCCGTGCTCGCGGCGGCGGCCGCTGTTCATCTGGCGGTCGCCGTGGCGGATTTCGGCACGCTCGCCCGTAACGGATTTCTGTACGACGACAGCTTCTACGCCTTCCAGATTGCGCGCAACATCGCGCACGGGCTGGGTCCCACGTTCGACGGCGTAAACCCTACCAACGGGTTTCAACCGCTCTACGTTGGCCTGCTGGTCCCGATCTTCCTGATTGCGGGCGACGGTCCCGCGCTGCCGGTGCACCTCGCCCTGGTGATGTCTGCCCTGCTCACCGTGGCCACGGCCTTTCTGCTCTACCGGCTCATCGCGCGTCGCGCGAGCCCGGTGGCGGCCGCCGTCGCGACCGCGGCGTGGGCGTTTTCTCCCATCGTCATGCGGCAGAGCGCCAACGGCCTCGAGACCGCGCTCGCGTTGTTCATGCTGGCCGCGTCGGTGACCTGGTACCTGGAGAAGATACGCCCGGTGGCGCAGCCGGCGCGCCGCCGGTTTGCCATCATGGGCGCGCTATTGGGCGGCGCGTTCCTGGCGCGTGCGGACCTGGGGTTCCTCGCGCTGGCCATGACGCTCGACTATCTGCTGGTGGTGCGCGCGCACGGCGCGCGGCCACGCTGGGGCAAGGAACTCGCAACCGCCGCGGGGATGGGGCTGCTGGTGTGCCTGCCGTGGCTCACCTACGGGACCATTGCCGTCGGACTCCCGATACCCGAGAGCGGCCGCGCCACGCGCTATCTGTCGCTGGCCTACGCGCCCTTCTTCGACCTGGGCGGCGAGTCGCTGGTTCGCGAGGGACCCTCGTGGGATTTCGTGGCCGCGCACGCCTCGCGTTCGGTGCAGACCCTCAAGGTGATCCCCGCGTTCCACCCCATGTTTCGCGGCCTGCAGAAGCTCGGCGACCGCTTCGACGCGCCGGGGTTGTTCGGAGCACTGGCCAACGCCTTCGAGGCGCTGGTCCTGGCGGGCTTCGCGGTGTGGTGGTTCTGGCGCAGGCGGCAGCCGCACGGACGGCCGGCGCGCGAGTTCGATTTTCTGTTGCTGGTGGCGGTGATGTTCTTTGCCGCATACTCGACCGTGGTGTTCGGCGTGTTCTTCTTCCTGCGCTATTACTATCCCGTCTTCTTCATCGGTGCCATCTTCACCGGGTTCATGCTGGACGACGCGATTGCCTGGGTTGGCGCGCGCTCGCCGTCGGTACGGCGCATGGCGCTGGCGGCGAGCGGGGTCTACGCCGCGGCACTCCTGTTCATGGGGTACACGAGTGCCTTCCGCACCACGCCCGTCTACGGCTTCTACGACGCCGCGCGCTGGGTGGCCACGCACACGGACGCGTCGGACACCATCGGGGTGTTCCAGGGGGGGGCCATCGGATATCTCTCGGAGCGGCGGGTGGTGAATCTGGACGGCAAGGTTAACCGCGAGGCATTCGCGGCGCTCCGCGAACACCGGCTGGATGCCTACGTGCACGCATCCGGCATCGACATGGTGATGGACAGCGAGCGGGTGTTGAGTTTGTTTCTCGGCCCGTGGTCGGACGTCGAACGGCGGCATATCGAAACCGAGTGTGTCTTCACCGGCAGCGAGCACGGCGTGCCCGGCTGGATCGGGTACCGCGTGTCGCCGGCGGGGGGCGTCAACGCGGGTACGGCTGCATCGCCCGGAACGCGCTCCTCACCGGCCCGGCAGCCCTGA